The genomic region AGGTTTCTGGTTGCGCAGATTGAAAGCAAATGTTATTGGATTCAGGCGCCTCCACGGGGGCTCCCTGCATATATATCAACAGCCTGCTGCATTCTACAGCATGTACAGCCACCCCAAGTTGAGTGGATTGGTTAAGAAAATTGCAAAGCCAAGGGGCCCTCCTGGAGACAGCCCAATTTTTCCACTCTTCCGGGTTGCTCAGCTTGCCGTGGTCCTCGGCTTTGCATCGTGAAGCCAGAAAGCAGGAAATATTCCTTTTTGGAGATGAGAACATTCGAATCGCTCACGCCTTTCACATGAGGCTTTTTCTGTAATGACTGCTCAGTTTCTGTTTCGGGTCTGGGGACTGCAGACCTGCTTGTTTATATAGGTCCCTTAGTTCTTTAATTTCCTGCAGGACCTTCCTGGCCTGCTTCCAGTTGGAAGAGGCTTCTCCTAATAGCCTCTCGGCTTCTTGTAGGGCATTTTCAGAGTCCACCTTCCCAGAAGAttcctttcccttttttttcccatccccACATTCTTTCACCTCGGTGAGAAGTTCCTGAGTTTTATCAATCTTCTGAGCAATCAATTCTTGTATTCGCATCAGCTTATCTGACTCTGGTACCTTTTTTGGTATCGGTCTCTGTCCAGAAGAGTCTGAACGGGACAAGATCTCCTCCATGGAGGCACATTTGTTCttctcagaataggacaattttttgGGAACCTGAGGTGTGTAGGTTGTACCCTTTCCAAAGGAATCGCGATGAGAAGCCCATTTATCCCAGGGTATTTGGTCTTTTCCCTGTTGAAGGTTTTCTGACCTTCCCTTTTCCGGGCACTTGAGGTTTTCAGAGTCTGATCTGCGGCGGATTGAAGCCAGCTGTGCCACAGACTTATCCAAGTCCACTCTGAAGCTCTGATCACAGCTTTGCTCTTCTGGAGAGGCATCTTCTTCCTGGATGAGGTCTAAAGTCAGCATTCCATCGGATGTTGAGGTAGATGCCTGCAAAAAAAATGGCCACACATCATCAATACTGTAAAAAACTTACATTTTCTGCCGCACTGTTGAAATAAACTAAAAATGGTTTCATCCTTGCAATGACTATAACGGACTCCCCAAAAAGCCATGACACCAAAAACTACACAGGGTGTGCCCAGGGAACAAAACCACCATTATTGTGTAGCCCTGCTCTCACCAGTATCGGCCTTGGGCAAAGCTCTGCTTTATGATGTAGACCGGAAAGGAGTTATAAATGTGCAGTCTTCTATGTTTACAGCTGAGAGGATATCTGTATTAAAGGGCAACTGGCAGGGCAG from Hyla sarda isolate aHylSar1 chromosome 11, aHylSar1.hap1, whole genome shotgun sequence harbors:
- the PLEKHO1 gene encoding pleckstrin homology domain-containing family O member 1 isoform X2, which produces MSEKEVKDEKNGQEIFDLSDYEKCEELRKSRSRSKKNHSRFSLVRSKQPGNTAPNLIFLAVSPEEKESWINALNSAITRAKNRILDEVTVEEDSYLAHPTRDRAKIQHSRRPPTRGHLMAVASTSTSDGMLTLDLIQEEDASPEEQSCDQSFRVDLDKSVAQLASIRRRSDSENLKCPEKGRSENLQQGKDQIPWDKWASHRDSFGKGTTYTPQVPKKLSYSEKNKCASMEEILSRSDSSGQRPIPKKVPESDKLMRIQELIAQKIDKTQELLTEVKECGDGKKKGKESSGKVDSENALQEAERLLGEASSNWKQARKVLQEIKELRDLYKQAGLQSPDPKQKLSSHYRKSLM
- the PLEKHO1 gene encoding pleckstrin homology domain-containing family O member 1 isoform X1, with translation MKKNISTKRGPLDGTQAPSQPEKVGWIRKYCGKGIFREIWKNRYVVIRGDQLYMSEKEVKDEKNGQEIFDLSDYEKCEELRKSRSRSKKNHSRFSLVRSKQPGNTAPNLIFLAVSPEEKESWINALNSAITRAKNRILDEVTVEEDSYLAHPTRDRAKIQHSRRPPTRGHLMAVASTSTSDGMLTLDLIQEEDASPEEQSCDQSFRVDLDKSVAQLASIRRRSDSENLKCPEKGRSENLQQGKDQIPWDKWASHRDSFGKGTTYTPQVPKKLSYSEKNKCASMEEILSRSDSSGQRPIPKKVPESDKLMRIQELIAQKIDKTQELLTEVKECGDGKKKGKESSGKVDSENALQEAERLLGEASSNWKQARKVLQEIKELRDLYKQAGLQSPDPKQKLSSHYRKSLM